In Brevibacillus brevis, a genomic segment contains:
- a CDS encoding YrzI family small protein translates to MYIPMIFFTIVIEKRKWTPEQREAKYRQRLAIAQLEERKRQIACQYPEFWFR, encoded by the coding sequence ATGTACATTCCCATGATATTTTTCACGATCGTGATCGAAAAACGGAAATGGACCCCCGAGCAAAGGGAAGCCAAGTACAGACAGCGATTGGCCATTGCCCAGTTGGAAGAGCGAAAGCGCCAGATTGCCTGTCAGTATCCGGAATTCTGGTTCCGGTAA
- a CDS encoding GNAT family N-acetyltransferase, whose protein sequence is MLIRPFRLGDYSAITSIWRETGLDKSDTESLNDLAQQLAWDSDLVMVAEKEGKVVGVVVGTIDGARAFFYRLAVLPSEQGNGIGRQLVEAIEKRFKQRGVNRVLIMVNQENPEVLPFYHSLGYELQKYVTLSKKLSS, encoded by the coding sequence ATGCTGATTCGTCCGTTTCGACTCGGTGACTATTCGGCTATTACAAGCATCTGGCGGGAAACCGGTTTGGACAAATCGGACACGGAGTCGTTGAACGATTTGGCCCAACAACTGGCATGGGACAGCGATTTGGTGATGGTTGCAGAAAAAGAAGGCAAGGTTGTAGGGGTCGTGGTAGGCACGATTGATGGGGCTCGCGCCTTTTTTTACCGACTGGCCGTACTGCCAAGCGAACAAGGCAACGGGATTGGCAGGCAGCTCGTGGAAGCGATTGAAAAGCGGTTCAAGCAACGTGGCGTCAATCGCGTCCTGATCATGGTAAATCAGGAAAACCCGGAAGTACTGCCGTTTTATCATTCGCTTGGCTACGAACTACAAAAATATGTTACACTTTCCAAAAAGCTCTCTTCCTAA
- a CDS encoding carboxymuconolactone decarboxylase family protein, whose protein sequence is MKARIDYRNTNPQAYQAMLQLEKHVQESGLDKSLIELIKIRTSQINGCAFCLDMHTKDARKLGETEQRIYLLNAWREATFYTAAERAALALTEAVTLISTRGVPEELYAEVREHFDEQQYVALLMAINTINAWNRLAISIGMTAPAVF, encoded by the coding sequence ATGAAAGCCAGAATCGATTACCGAAACACCAATCCGCAAGCATACCAAGCCATGCTGCAGCTGGAAAAGCACGTCCAGGAGAGCGGGCTGGACAAAAGCCTGATCGAGCTGATCAAGATTCGCACTTCGCAAATCAACGGCTGCGCGTTTTGCCTGGATATGCATACGAAAGACGCCCGCAAGCTGGGTGAGACGGAACAGCGCATCTACTTGCTCAACGCCTGGCGTGAAGCGACGTTCTACACGGCAGCGGAGCGTGCTGCGCTTGCCCTGACAGAAGCGGTGACCTTGATCTCGACGAGGGGCGTGCCGGAAGAGCTCTACGCAGAGGTACGGGAGCATTTCGACGAGCAGCAGTACGTGGCTTTGCTCATGGCGATCAACACGATCAACGCGTGGAACCGCCTCGCCATCTCGATCGGAATGACGGCGCCTGCTGTGTTTTAA
- the mutY gene encoding A/G-specific adenine glycosylase — protein MAGKKSKELSYTLPEQFHVFGFSSDLLAWYDSQKRDLPWRINRDPYRVWVSEIMLQQTRVETVKPYYANFMEKFPTVGALAEAPEEDVLKAWEGLGYYSRARNLQAAAREVQARYGGVVPDTPEEISTLKGIGPYTAGAILSIAYEKPEPAVDGNVMRVFSRLLYLTDDIAKPATRIKIEHLVRQVIPQGRAGDFNQALMELGAMVCVPRSPQCLTCPVFDYCMARQEGVQEELPVKGKAKPPRPVHLQVGVVMREGSVLINKRPDTGLLAGMWEFPMVETEVERESAKQEVLSEGLRERFAVDVEVLESLGEVQHTFSHLQWNMQVWSCDWIEGDDLPAHARFVPVDELDSYTFPIAHHKIREIMKHKSDRY, from the coding sequence ATGGCAGGAAAAAAATCAAAAGAGTTGTCTTATACATTGCCGGAGCAATTTCACGTCTTCGGCTTCTCGTCCGATTTGCTGGCCTGGTACGATTCGCAAAAGCGCGATTTGCCATGGCGGATCAACCGCGACCCGTACCGGGTGTGGGTGTCGGAAATCATGCTGCAGCAGACGCGGGTGGAGACCGTCAAACCTTATTATGCGAATTTCATGGAGAAATTCCCGACCGTGGGGGCGTTGGCGGAAGCGCCGGAAGAAGATGTGCTCAAAGCGTGGGAAGGCCTGGGCTACTACTCCCGCGCCCGCAACCTGCAAGCAGCGGCTCGCGAGGTGCAGGCGAGGTACGGGGGAGTCGTTCCCGATACGCCGGAGGAAATCTCCACGCTCAAAGGAATTGGCCCGTATACGGCAGGCGCGATCCTCAGCATCGCCTACGAAAAGCCGGAGCCGGCTGTCGACGGCAACGTCATGCGGGTGTTCTCCCGCCTGCTCTACCTGACGGATGACATCGCGAAGCCCGCCACCCGGATCAAGATCGAGCATCTTGTGCGGCAGGTGATCCCGCAGGGGAGGGCGGGCGACTTTAACCAGGCGCTGATGGAGCTCGGTGCGATGGTGTGTGTGCCCCGATCGCCGCAATGCCTGACCTGTCCGGTGTTTGACTACTGCATGGCCCGTCAGGAAGGCGTGCAGGAGGAGCTGCCGGTCAAAGGCAAGGCGAAGCCGCCCCGTCCGGTCCATCTTCAGGTCGGCGTCGTCATGCGCGAAGGTTCTGTATTGATCAACAAGCGTCCGGACACGGGCCTTCTCGCGGGGATGTGGGAATTCCCCATGGTCGAGACGGAGGTCGAGCGGGAGTCGGCCAAGCAGGAAGTCCTGAGCGAAGGACTGCGCGAGAGGTTTGCCGTAGATGTCGAAGTGCTCGAGTCTCTCGGTGAGGTGCAGCATACGTTTTCCCACCTTCAATGGAACATGCAGGTGTGGTCTTGCGACTGGATCGAGGGTGACGATTTGCCTGCGCACGCCCGTTTCGTCCCGGTAGACGAGCTGGACAGCTATACCTTTCCCATAGCCCACCACAAAATTCGCGAGATCATGAAGCACAAAAGCGACCGCTACTAG
- a CDS encoding HAMP domain-containing methyl-accepting chemotaxis protein: MKRSVGAKLFAAFACMLIVMAALGWMGWRTEEQINGKAEEINGSWLPKTSAILNVKYETEHFFALQLQYAMTDDLSKKNIVKGEADQTLERIQQQFDAYGSYPQSEEEKKYFQSLKASWSNYLASYQTLVEQSGEVKTADLLREADTMFQVTEGYLDNLVRLSEEGAAKATAQAALLHETGRRDTVISLAAALGISLVLSVVLTRHIRRPLLAVVDTVKLISAGRLGEGELIVKNRDEIGELAGHVHEMRGKLREFAVQVNETARHVTHSSEQVSGHAQETLSASNQIAIAMEQISAGSQVTVAGAEESAKAMEEMAVGIQRVAESTASLAERSVQAEQDASGGLSALGKATEQMNAITAAADESVTAIRQLGESSQSIQQIVEMITQIASQTNLLALNAAIEAARAGEQGRGFAVVAEEVRGLAERSDHFAKQIADLIRRVQDEAEEAAATMQSMSGDIHRGAAVVKEAETAFEQIAHGMSLIASEVQEVSAVAEEMSASVEELTATFAQTAHVVKGGAEQTHRIAEATQIQVQSCEEVTASTRSLEKQAEKLKRVVGWFQLEPGKME; encoded by the coding sequence ATGAAGAGGTCAGTCGGTGCGAAATTGTTTGCAGCGTTTGCCTGCATGCTGATCGTGATGGCAGCTCTGGGCTGGATGGGCTGGCGGACGGAAGAGCAAATCAACGGCAAGGCCGAGGAGATCAACGGAAGCTGGCTTCCCAAGACGAGCGCCATTTTAAATGTAAAATACGAGACGGAGCATTTCTTTGCGTTGCAGCTTCAGTACGCCATGACAGACGATTTGAGCAAGAAAAACATCGTCAAGGGAGAAGCCGATCAGACGCTTGAGCGGATTCAGCAGCAATTCGATGCGTACGGCTCGTACCCGCAGAGCGAGGAGGAGAAAAAGTACTTTCAATCCCTGAAGGCGTCCTGGTCCAACTATTTGGCATCCTACCAGACGCTCGTGGAGCAGTCGGGGGAAGTGAAAACGGCCGATTTGCTCCGGGAGGCGGACACGATGTTCCAGGTGACGGAAGGATACCTCGACAATCTCGTTCGCCTGAGCGAGGAAGGAGCGGCCAAGGCCACTGCTCAGGCCGCACTCCTGCACGAGACAGGGCGGCGGGATACCGTGATCAGCTTGGCAGCAGCTTTGGGGATCAGCCTGGTTCTGTCCGTCGTGCTGACCCGGCATATCCGGCGGCCGCTGCTAGCAGTTGTAGATACGGTGAAGCTGATCTCCGCAGGCCGGTTAGGGGAAGGAGAGCTCATCGTGAAAAACCGGGACGAGATCGGTGAGCTGGCGGGGCACGTCCATGAGATGCGGGGCAAGCTGCGGGAATTTGCCGTGCAGGTCAATGAAACCGCCCGCCACGTCACGCATTCTTCCGAGCAGGTAAGCGGCCATGCGCAGGAGACGCTATCCGCAAGCAACCAAATCGCGATCGCGATGGAACAAATTTCGGCGGGCTCGCAAGTGACGGTCGCAGGTGCCGAGGAGAGCGCCAAAGCCATGGAAGAGATGGCAGTGGGGATCCAGCGCGTGGCAGAATCGACAGCTTCCCTGGCGGAAAGGTCGGTGCAGGCCGAGCAGGATGCGAGTGGCGGACTGTCGGCGCTGGGGAAAGCGACGGAACAGATGAATGCCATCACCGCTGCCGCGGACGAGTCTGTGACGGCTATCCGGCAGCTGGGCGAAAGCTCGCAGTCGATCCAGCAAATCGTCGAGATGATCACGCAGATTGCTTCCCAGACCAATCTGCTGGCGCTCAATGCGGCAATCGAGGCAGCGCGGGCAGGAGAGCAGGGCAGAGGCTTCGCAGTCGTGGCGGAAGAAGTACGCGGTCTGGCTGAGCGGTCGGATCACTTTGCGAAGCAGATTGCCGACTTGATCCGGCGCGTGCAGGATGAGGCAGAGGAAGCGGCAGCCACGATGCAGAGCATGTCCGGCGACATTCACAGGGGTGCAGCGGTCGTAAAGGAAGCCGAGACGGCCTTCGAGCAAATTGCGCACGGGATGAGCCTGATCGCGAGCGAGGTGCAGGAGGTGTCCGCGGTCGCGGAGGAAATGTCTGCAAGCGTCGAGGAGCTGACCGCCACCTTCGCGCAGACGGCCCATGTGGTAAAAGGAGGCGCGGAGCAGACGCACAGGATCGCCGAGGCGACTCAGATCCAGGTGCAATCGTGCGAGGAAGTGACGGCTTCGACCCGCTCGCTGGAAAAGCAGGCGGAGAAGCTGAAACGGGTAGTCGGCTGGTTTCAGCTGGAGCCGGGGAAAATGGAATAG
- a CDS encoding DUF402 domain-containing protein has translation MSPTPGSNIRIESYKHDHSLHRIWDKSTLIHTSDAVVIGGNDRVKVTEADGREWRTREPAICTFGRGQWFNTIAMIRDDGIYYYCNIGSPFSLKGQLLSYIDYDLDVKVYPDMTYSILDEEEFLLHSKQMNYPPFVVERVQSALREVLDWVRARRGPFQSGFVQRWYDRYLLVRDDEE, from the coding sequence ATGTCGCCGACTCCAGGCTCCAATATCCGCATTGAAAGTTATAAACATGACCATTCGTTGCACCGCATATGGGATAAATCGACGCTGATTCATACCAGTGATGCGGTGGTGATTGGGGGTAACGATCGGGTCAAGGTGACAGAGGCAGACGGACGGGAGTGGCGTACGCGCGAACCGGCTATTTGTACATTTGGCCGAGGCCAGTGGTTCAATACCATTGCCATGATTCGTGACGATGGCATTTACTATTACTGCAACATCGGTTCGCCATTCAGCCTGAAGGGTCAGCTGCTGAGTTACATAGACTACGATCTGGACGTGAAGGTTTATCCTGACATGACGTATTCCATTCTGGATGAAGAGGAGTTTCTGTTGCACAGCAAACAGATGAACTACCCTCCTTTCGTCGTGGAACGAGTGCAGTCTGCTTTGCGAGAAGTATTGGACTGGGTGCGTGCACGTCGCGGGCCGTTTCAAAGTGGTTTTGTTCAACGTTGGTATGACCGATATTTATTAGTACGTGATGATGAGGAATAA
- a CDS encoding alpha/beta hydrolase has product MQKETIHHVNGVEICAESFGDPRDPAVLLIMGAMCSMVYWDTEFCQLLADTGRYVIRYDNRDVGRSTCYQPGTSHYSVADLAADAVGVLDAYGVSKAHLVGMSLGGMIAQVIALEYPQRVETITLIASSLYGAVENQYDLPGMDESILAYHANGAALDWTDEEAVVRYLVKGSSLLCGPAHTFEEERVYRQTLAEFRRANQLLSMFNHGLLPSQAMYEGKPADIRVPVLVIHGTHDTVLPFPHAKALVQEIPGAQLLTLEGTGHEIHGDDWETIIEAVFAHTK; this is encoded by the coding sequence ATGCAAAAAGAAACGATTCATCACGTAAACGGTGTGGAAATTTGCGCAGAGAGCTTTGGCGATCCGCGTGATCCGGCGGTTCTGCTGATCATGGGAGCCATGTGCTCGATGGTGTATTGGGATACGGAATTTTGCCAGCTACTGGCTGATACGGGACGCTACGTGATTCGCTACGACAACCGTGACGTCGGGCGCTCGACCTGCTACCAGCCGGGAACCTCCCATTACTCGGTGGCTGATCTGGCGGCTGATGCCGTTGGCGTGCTCGATGCGTACGGGGTCTCGAAAGCGCATCTCGTCGGAATGTCTCTGGGCGGAATGATCGCTCAGGTGATCGCTCTCGAATATCCGCAGCGGGTCGAGACGATCACCCTGATCGCCTCCAGCCTTTACGGCGCGGTAGAGAATCAGTACGACCTGCCGGGCATGGATGAGAGCATTCTCGCTTACCATGCGAATGGGGCGGCATTGGACTGGACGGATGAAGAAGCGGTCGTCCGCTATCTGGTGAAGGGATCGTCCTTGCTGTGCGGTCCCGCTCATACCTTTGAGGAAGAGCGGGTCTACCGGCAAACCCTGGCGGAATTCAGGCGAGCCAACCAACTGCTCAGCATGTTCAACCACGGCTTGCTCCCTAGCCAGGCGATGTATGAAGGAAAGCCGGCGGACATCCGGGTCCCCGTCCTCGTCATTCACGGGACGCATGACACCGTGCTGCCTTTCCCTCATGCCAAGGCGCTCGTCCAGGAAATTCCCGGAGCGCAGCTGCTGACGCTCGAAGGAACCGGCCATGAAATTCATGGCGATGATTGGGAGACGATCATCGAGGCGGTCTTCGCCCATACGAAGTAA
- a CDS encoding class III extradiol ring-cleavage dioxygenase, which yields MMPSLFIAHGSPMLAIENNSYTQALNQLPNLLPRRPRAIVMFSAHWEAFAQEVGTMETFPTIHDFGGFPRELYEIQYPAKGDREIAEETVSLLQAAGVPVSLNTSRGLDHGHWVVLRMMYPNADVPVVALSVNPNLKPEQQYAIGKALSPLRAKDVLIIGSGSTIHNFSYLDMRETSGGAFEWSLEFEEWLNRTLTAWNVADLAEYRTLAPHADKAVPVYGSEHFVPLLYAMGAADDQPVAKRLHMSFRYGSLSHTIWQFGEA from the coding sequence ATGATGCCATCTCTTTTCATAGCCCATGGTTCTCCCATGCTGGCCATCGAGAACAATTCCTACACCCAGGCGCTGAACCAGCTGCCGAATCTGTTGCCGCGCCGTCCACGGGCCATCGTGATGTTCTCGGCGCACTGGGAGGCGTTTGCACAGGAAGTCGGGACCATGGAGACGTTTCCCACGATCCACGATTTTGGCGGTTTTCCGCGGGAGCTGTACGAGATTCAATATCCGGCAAAAGGCGACCGGGAAATCGCTGAAGAGACGGTGTCCCTGCTCCAGGCGGCAGGCGTTCCCGTCAGCTTGAACACCTCGCGCGGGTTGGACCACGGACATTGGGTCGTGCTGCGCATGATGTACCCGAATGCGGATGTGCCCGTCGTTGCACTTTCCGTAAACCCGAATCTGAAGCCCGAGCAGCAGTACGCGATCGGCAAGGCGCTCAGTCCGCTCCGCGCCAAAGATGTGCTGATCATCGGCAGCGGCAGTACCATCCACAATTTTTCTTATCTGGACATGCGGGAGACGTCCGGCGGTGCGTTTGAATGGTCCCTCGAGTTCGAGGAGTGGCTGAACCGGACACTGACCGCGTGGAACGTCGCAGACCTCGCTGAGTACCGCACGCTTGCCCCACATGCGGACAAAGCCGTTCCCGTATACGGCAGCGAGCACTTCGTTCCGCTCCTTTACGCGATGGGCGCGGCGGACGATCAACCCGTCGCCAAACGTCTGCATATGAGCTTCCGCTACGGCAGCCTGAGCCACACGATTTGGCAGTTCGGAGAGGCGTGA
- a CDS encoding metal-dependent hydrolase codes for MDTATHFAMGFGLAGLAYLDPVVATTPGLAEAVMIGTVIGSQAPDLDGLVRVRGTAAYIRNHRGVSHSVPAVFLWTGALFALIQGFMPQTSWLHLLGWIFLAVCLHVFVDLFNSYGTKGLYPFRDKWVALNAIFIFDPFIFAAHLVGFMLWAAGLEPGRLFLWIYVIIAVYYYWRCQAQKRTTELVRSRIGKSGTYTIIPTISWTQWTFVAKTEHHWYVGEVHSGDVVVLDTFAIKPENEVIKAAAKSSKVQSFLSFTHHVHVETAKRPFGYEVKWIDLRYRSRFHGKSHYMFVAVVYLDYELQIRDEFVGWIHRGEEQLTKKMDPNRQLG; via the coding sequence ATGGATACCGCCACACACTTCGCCATGGGCTTCGGATTGGCCGGTCTCGCCTATCTCGATCCTGTCGTAGCAACTACTCCGGGACTTGCGGAAGCCGTCATGATCGGCACGGTCATCGGTTCACAAGCACCTGATCTGGACGGACTTGTCCGTGTCCGCGGCACCGCAGCTTACATTCGCAACCATCGGGGCGTATCGCATTCTGTCCCCGCCGTGTTTCTCTGGACAGGTGCATTGTTCGCCCTCATACAGGGATTCATGCCACAAACCTCGTGGCTTCACTTGTTAGGCTGGATTTTTCTGGCGGTCTGCCTGCACGTATTTGTCGACTTGTTCAATTCCTATGGAACCAAGGGGTTGTACCCGTTTCGCGACAAATGGGTCGCGCTGAACGCCATTTTCATTTTTGACCCGTTTATCTTTGCCGCCCATCTGGTGGGCTTTATGCTCTGGGCTGCAGGTCTGGAGCCGGGCAGGCTGTTTCTCTGGATTTACGTGATCATCGCGGTGTACTACTACTGGCGATGCCAGGCGCAGAAGCGCACGACTGAGCTGGTTCGCAGCCGCATCGGCAAGTCCGGCACGTATACGATCATCCCGACGATTTCGTGGACGCAATGGACGTTTGTCGCCAAGACTGAGCATCATTGGTACGTCGGCGAAGTCCACTCCGGGGATGTCGTCGTCCTTGACACGTTTGCGATCAAGCCGGAAAACGAAGTGATCAAAGCTGCCGCGAAAAGCAGCAAAGTGCAGTCCTTCCTCTCTTTTACCCATCATGTGCATGTGGAAACCGCAAAGCGCCCCTTCGGCTATGAAGTGAAGTGGATCGACCTGCGCTACCGCTCGCGTTTTCACGGGAAAAGCCACTATATGTTCGTCGCTGTCGTCTACCTCGATTACGAGCTGCAGATTCGAGACGAATTTGTCGGGTGGATCCACCGCGGGGAAGAACAACTGACCAAAAAAATGGACCCCAACCGCCAGCTTGGATAA
- a CDS encoding pyridoxamine 5'-phosphate oxidase family protein — translation MIPIRYSKRTLTDQKQIDAFLSKAKVGNLGLTDGSVPYIVPLNFCWWNGHIYFHGADSGRKVELIDANNRVCFSVCEEHGTIADPVPAHTDTAYMSVFLSGTIERVADPEEMRDAMQAMLDKYVPGYYPEPLSLQHVVKYRSSMGSVTAVFRITPDSITAKGNPLPEEKRFYPGRTVTQDRENRTEQ, via the coding sequence ATGATTCCGATACGTTATTCCAAACGGACATTGACTGATCAAAAGCAAATCGACGCCTTTTTGTCCAAAGCCAAAGTAGGGAATCTCGGCCTGACTGACGGCAGCGTACCCTATATCGTTCCGCTAAACTTTTGCTGGTGGAATGGACATATCTACTTTCACGGCGCGGACTCTGGCCGGAAGGTAGAGCTGATCGACGCCAACAACCGCGTGTGCTTCAGTGTATGCGAAGAGCACGGCACCATCGCAGACCCTGTGCCCGCCCATACAGACACTGCTTATATGAGCGTCTTTCTGTCCGGGACGATCGAACGCGTCGCCGATCCGGAGGAAATGCGCGATGCCATGCAGGCAATGCTCGACAAGTACGTCCCTGGCTACTACCCGGAGCCGCTTTCCTTGCAGCATGTCGTCAAATACCGCTCTTCCATGGGCAGCGTCACGGCTGTCTTTCGGATTACCCCCGACAGCATCACGGCGAAAGGCAACCCCCTGCCGGAGGAAAAGCGCTTCTACCCAGGCAGGACAGTCACCCAGGATCGGGAAAACCGGACTGAGCAATGA
- a CDS encoding glycerol-3-phosphate dehydrogenase/oxidase, whose amino-acid sequence MDSYFSAQNRTAVLTEMAEKELDLLVIGGGITGAGIALDASLRGLRVGLLEKSDFGSGTSSRSTKLIHGGLRYLKQGDVKLVQEVGRERAILYKNAPHLVIAAPMLLPVYKGGTYGYLASSIGLYVYDWLAGVERKERRKMLGKEETLRLEPLLKKEGLKGAGYYYEYRTDDARLTLDIMKTAWAKGASIVNYAEMTEFLYRDGRVVGAKATDRHTGKTYEIYAKKIVNAAGPWVDGIRELDRSLKGKRLYLTKGVHLVVEKEKLPVAQSAYFDTPDGRMVFVIPRGNITYVGTTDTGYQLDIDQPRTTKEDRDYLLRAVNAMFPGVKLEAKDVVSHWAGLRPLIYEEGKGPSELSRKDEIFLSDSGLITIAGGKLTGFRKMAEKVVDLVAGELSRAQGRQFGPCRTDQIVVSGGERMGHTHYADCKSELLKTGAAKGVDAATAQEWVDTYGTNVLHIYDRLEAVSEKGQTLSEEQLLRAQLSYAIEEEMTATAVDFLRLRTGWTYFQVKKAEQKADEVIRLMGAMLGWSDAQRERERAAVNRLLETIYQLPENEDQLAGDSHPQTARKAL is encoded by the coding sequence CGCTCGATGCGAGCCTGCGCGGGCTGCGCGTCGGACTCCTGGAAAAGAGCGACTTCGGCTCCGGCACCAGCAGCCGTTCGACCAAGCTGATCCACGGCGGCTTGCGCTATTTGAAGCAGGGGGATGTCAAACTGGTTCAGGAGGTGGGCCGCGAGCGGGCGATTCTGTACAAAAACGCGCCTCATCTGGTCATCGCAGCGCCCATGCTGCTTCCGGTGTACAAGGGGGGCACGTACGGCTATCTGGCCTCTTCGATCGGGTTGTATGTCTATGACTGGCTGGCAGGGGTAGAGCGCAAGGAACGGCGGAAAATGCTGGGCAAGGAAGAGACGCTTCGACTCGAGCCCTTGCTCAAAAAGGAAGGCTTGAAGGGCGCCGGATATTATTATGAATACCGTACGGACGACGCGAGACTCACGCTCGACATCATGAAGACGGCTTGGGCCAAAGGGGCGAGCATCGTCAACTACGCGGAGATGACCGAGTTCCTTTACCGCGACGGGCGGGTGGTTGGAGCCAAGGCGACGGATCGCCATACGGGGAAAACGTACGAGATATACGCGAAAAAGATCGTCAATGCCGCCGGACCGTGGGTGGACGGAATCCGCGAGCTGGACCGTTCGCTCAAGGGAAAACGGCTCTATTTGACCAAAGGCGTGCATCTGGTCGTGGAGAAGGAAAAGCTGCCTGTCGCGCAGTCGGCTTACTTCGATACGCCGGACGGCCGCATGGTGTTCGTCATTCCTCGTGGAAACATCACGTACGTAGGCACGACGGATACCGGGTATCAGCTGGACATTGATCAGCCGCGCACGACGAAAGAGGATCGGGACTATCTGCTCCGTGCCGTGAATGCCATGTTCCCCGGGGTGAAGCTGGAAGCAAAAGATGTCGTCTCGCACTGGGCAGGGCTGCGCCCGCTTATTTACGAGGAAGGCAAAGGACCGTCCGAGCTGTCCCGCAAGGACGAGATCTTTCTCTCGGACTCGGGATTGATCACGATCGCGGGCGGAAAACTGACCGGCTTTCGCAAAATGGCCGAAAAAGTGGTGGACCTGGTCGCGGGAGAGCTCTCCAGGGCGCAAGGGAGGCAATTTGGCCCCTGCCGCACGGACCAGATCGTGGTCAGCGGCGGCGAACGCATGGGGCACACCCATTATGCGGACTGCAAAAGCGAGCTGTTGAAAACGGGGGCAGCAAAGGGAGTGGATGCAGCCACTGCACAAGAGTGGGTCGACACGTACGGCACGAATGTCTTGCATATCTACGACCGATTGGAGGCTGTCTCTGAGAAGGGCCAGACGCTGAGCGAGGAGCAGCTTCTCCGCGCGCAGCTGTCGTACGCGATCGAAGAGGAGATGACGGCGACAGCGGTCGATTTCCTGCGCTTGCGCACGGGCTGGACGTATTTTCAGGTCAAAAAGGCGGAACAAAAGGCAGACGAGGTAATTCGTCTGATGGGTGCGATGCTGGGCTGGAGCGACGCGCAGCGGGAGAGGGAACGGGCAGCCGTGAACCGGTTGCTGGAGACGATCTATCAGCTTCCGGAAAATGAGGATCAGCTCGCGGGGGACTCTCATCCGCAAACAGCCCGAAAGGCATTGTAG